In Amblyraja radiata isolate CabotCenter1 chromosome 30, sAmbRad1.1.pri, whole genome shotgun sequence, a single window of DNA contains:
- the LOC116989966 gene encoding zinc-binding protein A33-like produces MHCPGRQRAQWTHAKSKLQCEKHQEELKLFCKTDKKLICLICATAREHKSHSLTLIEEAIEFYKEQVKSSFESLTEKESEIQKIEQEQKKSISGVQEESHNLQSLITSQFAELHQILTEKEQRLLGDVREEEAKIVKTMEKNLQEIQENINSIQEDLSKLQGQIDHKDGVIFLKEEAGRKRRVIDETKPMLVVDSALPIEKYDRTLFYNIILSETSDIIKRVSVTLDVETAHQWLEVSEDRKRVRRTETRRSLPDTGKRFTAGACVLGSEGFTSGRHYWEVEVAGSRGWSLGVAAESVERKGPVTLTPENGVWRIWRWDEVFDAFTSPPSPLPARPIPGRVGVYLGYESGIVSFYDVDTKSHLHTFAGNKFTEKLYPFFRPWDEKWLRIWSGSVPVYFDNLPRYPQFLSPPQTY; encoded by the exons ATGCATTGCCCGGGACGGCAGCGAGCGCAGTGGACACACGCG aaaagtaaacttcagtgcgagaaacatcaggaagaactgaagctgttttgtaaaactgacaagaaactgatctgtttgatttgtgcaactgcgcgggaacacaagtctcacagcttaaCGCTGATAGAAGAAGCAATTGAATTCTACAAG GAACAGGTGAAATCTTCCTTCGAATCTCTCACAGAAAAGGAATCAGAGATCCAGAAAATTGAGCAGGAACAGAAAAAGAGCATTTCTGGAGTTCAG gaagagtcacacaaccttcagtcactgatcacatcccagtttgctgaactgcaccagattctcactgagaaagagcagcggttACTCGGAGATGTCCGAGAAGAAGAGGCGAAGATTgtaaaaacaatggagaaaaatcttcaagagattcaagagaatataaattccattcaggaggacCTATCAAAATTACAGGGACAGATAGACCACAAGGACGGtgtgatatttctgaag gaggaagctggtcgcaagaggaG ggttattgATGAAACCAAACCAATGTTGGTGGTAGATAGCGCGTTGCCCATTGAAAAGTATGATCGCACCCTTTTCTACAACATAATATTGAGCGAAACATCTGATATCATCAAACGAG tctccgtcaccctggatgtggaaacagcgcatcagtggctcgaggtgtctgaggatcggaagagggtgagacggactgagacccggaggagtctccctgacaccgggaagaggtttacagccgGGGCGTGTGtgttgggatcggagggattcacatcggggagacattactgggaggtggaggtggcggggagtcggggctggagtctgggagtcgccgcagagtctgtggagaggaaggggcCGGTCACACTGACCCCCGAGAATGGAGTCTGGAGGATATGGCGGTGGGATGAGGTGTTtgatgcattcacctcccctccatcccctctccccgcccgtcccatccccgggagggtgggagtttatctcggttacgagtccgggatagtttcattttacgacgtggacaccaagtcccatctccacaccttcgctgggaataaattcacggagaaactttatcctttcttcaggCCTTGGGATGAAAAGTGGCTGAGAATCTGGTCCGGTTC